One part of the Sus scrofa isolate TJ Tabasco breed Duroc chromosome 8, Sscrofa11.1, whole genome shotgun sequence genome encodes these proteins:
- the DDIT4L gene encoding DNA damage-inducible transcript 4-like protein, protein MVATGSLSSKNPDSISELLDRSFHPGSLLNDFDYWDYVVPEPNLNEVVFEETTCQSLVQMLEKCLSKSKHTKLGCSKVLVPEKLTQRIAQDVLRLSSTEPCGLRGCVIHVNLEVENVCKKLDRIVCDPSVVPTFELTLVFKQETCSWTSFRDFFFSRGRFSSGLGRTLILSSGFRLVKKKLYSLIGTTVIEEC, encoded by the exons ATGGTTGCAACTGGCAGTTTGAGCAGTAAGAACCCAGACAGCATTTCAGAGTTGCTAGACCGTAGCTTCCACCCGGGCAGCCTACTCAATG ATTTTGATTACTGGGATTACGTTGTCCCTGAACCCAACCTCAACGAGGTCGTATTTGAGGAGACGACTTGCCAGAGTTTAGTTCAAATGCTGGAGAAGTGTCTGTCCAAATCTAAGCACACCAAACTCGGTTGCTCTAAAGTCCTTGTTCCAGAGAAACTGACCCAGAGGATCGCTCAAGACGTCCTGCGGCTTTCCTCCACGGAGCCCTGTGGCCTGCGTGGCTGCGTCATACACGTGAACTTGGAAgttgaaaatgtatgtaaaaagcTGGATAGGATTGTGTGTGATCCTAGCGTGGTGCCCACCTTCGAGCTTACGCTTGTGTTTAAGCAGGAGACCTGCTCGTGGACGAGCTTCAGGGATTTTTTCTTTAGTAGAGGTCGCTTCTCCTCTGGCCTCGGGCGAACTCTGATCCTGAGTTCAGGATTCCGACTGGTTAAGAAAAAGCTTTACTCGTTGATTGGAACAACAGTCATTGAAGAGTGCTAA